CCCGTGGTTAGAGAGTATGTAGTTATCATCTCAGAGAGTCCGAAAAAAGTTAACCTTTCGCTAAAAATGCATCCTCACCCTAAAAGCATAATCCAGGACGctcaaataaactcaattgaAATCTTCAAAATCAGCAATTATAAACGTAGTCTCGCTGGACCGAATCCGGACCCTCCTCAAACCGCAGTGGTATCCCATCAAGGCTCAAATAAGAAAAACGGAGCCACCAAGAAAACCCTCGCGGCTGTGACAGGGACAGTTTTCGGTGTCCTTTTGCTCTCTTCTATTGTCGCTTTCTTCTTCGTCAAACGCAAGAAAAACATCACCGTTAAAAGTACGAAAGAGGGAACTTCTCCTCTCCGGGATGGCTCACCATCGCTTCCAACCAACCTCTGTCGTCACTTCTCAATCTCAGAAATCATTACCGCCACCAATAACTTCGACGAACTCTTCATCGTTGGAGTGGGAGGCTTTGGCAACGTTTACAAAGGCTACATCGACGATTCAACACCTGTGGCAATCAAAAGGCTCAAACCGGGTTCTCAGCAAGGTCTCGACGAGTTCATGAACGAGATCGAAATGCTGTCTCAACTTCGTCATCTCCATCTTGTTTCCCTCATCGGTTACTGCTACGAGAGCAACGAGATGATCCTCGTGTACGATTTCATGGATCGTGGAGCCCTTCGTGATCATCTCTACGACACCGATAACCCTTTGCTTTCATGGAAGCAAAGGCTTCAGATATGCATCGGGGCAGCACGAGGACTGCATTATCTGCATACAGGTGCGAACCAGATGATCATTCACCGTGACGTGAAGAGCACAAACATCTTGTTGGATGAAAAATGGGTGGCGAAAGTTTCAGACTTCGGGTTATCTCGAATTGGGCCCACGGGTTCTTCAATGACCCATGTGAGCACTCAGGTGAAAGGCAGTGTTGGGTATTTAGACCCGGAGTATTACAAACGACAGCGTTTGACGGAGAAGTCGGACGTTTACTCGTATGGAGTGGTGCTCTTAGAGGTATTGTGTGGGAGGCAGCCTTTGCTCCGAACGGTGGAGAAGCAACAGGTGTCACTTGTGGATTGGGCGAAGCATCGGTATGAGAAGGGATCTCTGGGTGAGATTGTGGATCCAGCACTGAAGGGTCAGATAGCACCTCAGTGTTTGCGCAAATTTGGTGAGGTTGCGTTGAGCTGTTTGCTTGAGGATGGGACTCAGCGACCTTCAATGCACGACGTCGTTGGGGTGTTAGAGTTTGTTCTGCAGCTTCAGCTTCAGGATAGTGCTCATGGTGATGTAGTGTGGGAGAGTGGTGGGGATTATGAAGGCAGTACAACTGAGGAGATATTTAGCGGTTCCCATAGTAACAGTAGTGGATTAAACTCTACAAGCTACGGGAATAAGGAATCTGACAGGTTGATCCCTGAGAATGTTTTTTCTGATCTTAAGGATCCAAAGGGACGCTGATTGAAGTTAGTGTGCTCAATGAGTTTGGTGTCTATGACAACAAAAATGGTTCCAATTGTAATAGCAAATGGCATTAATGATTGATTTGTACGGAACCAGACATTCCACTATTACAGAAGAACTTCGATTATATACATGCATAATTAAGTATTAATACTCTCTCGCATGTTTGTAGCTGATCATTGTCCTTTAGTATTGATATATGCTACAGGTTTACATTGTTCAGCTTGGTGGATATGTTTTAGTGGTTATTGTGTGGAATGAGTGATAGTCTATCCTTCACATCCTGTGTCTAAACCAGGACTACTCTTGTTTTGTGTAAGTTGGTTGATTGATGATAAGGATCTCTTTCTAGCTCTTTTTGTAGGTACTATGACACTGATATATTAACACCcgacaataatatatttaactttaatttttttaattaaagaaatatagTGATACTTTGTTTCCCCTCACAACCTACTAATTCtcatatatttttagtattattttgtCAAGTTGTATCTAATtttcaattgaaatatattttatgtttcccATAGATCTTGAAAACAAAAGGTATTCATCTTCATGCTTACAAAAATCACACCATATAATCAGATACAAGAATAGTATAAAATATAGGAAGAAATTATTTGCAAAATGTTGAATAATAAATCAAACTACATAGATAACCGAATACAGTTTGATACTAATTTTAGTGCTATGATGCGTAAACAAATGGTTGAACAATGATTAGTGATTGGACTTGAATTTGAGAGAGGTATAATATGAAGTTTTAGAAAGAATATTACAATGGCAGTGTAGCAATGTAGCCATAGAGAGAAAAAGACTATGGATGGATTTTCTTTTACCCACTGCATTCAATACAAGCACGATCGATTCCACTATGTTAAAGGAAgacttttataaaagaaagtagaaATAAATGGTCTATAAGTAAGTTAGTGTGACGTTGGAGGAGGAAACTAGACCGAACGTGTCGTTATCACTCAGCTATATTGCAATTACATGTAGCCCCACAAACTAGACATGAAAAAGGAAGATAATTAAGCATTTGAAAAACGAGCACTGAAGTGATAGGATTTACAGATATAGTGGTGCTTCATGTTGAGATATATACCTATATTTTGTTATAGTTGCAGAGGAGCCG
This region of Vigna unguiculata cultivar IT97K-499-35 chromosome 5, ASM411807v1, whole genome shotgun sequence genomic DNA includes:
- the LOC114183161 gene encoding receptor-like protein kinase FERONIA, translated to MDTTCTETPLRTILHLLFQIWFFSFISMADVIYHPTDLFSISCGSSTNFSTLDTRNWTSDIHFLSPTHLSVSAPSLTPSTIQGPYTHARLSHSPFSYSFPLTPGPKFIRLFFYSTSYQNFPCSQASFSVQAGPYTLLQHFNASLNADAEDDPSHPDILFREYCINLQDGENLNITFIPTTTDSYAFINGIEIVSMPTYLYYTDPHDSTEQPQYVGTMTPYVVENKFALETMYRLKAGDHTIPSSEDTGMLRTWDTDSKYLDTQSEESIEFTGTTKLSFTKIPNYTAPEQVFRSVRNMGRDASFNKMNNISWQLSVDSGFTYLLRLYFCELNPRIEEPGVLRFFIFIQDQLATDWADVFMWTNHWGVPVVREYVVIISESPKKVNLSLKMHPHPKSIIQDAQINSIEIFKISNYKRSLAGPNPDPPQTAVVSHQGSNKKNGATKKTLAAVTGTVFGVLLLSSIVAFFFVKRKKNITVKSTKEGTSPLRDGSPSLPTNLCRHFSISEIITATNNFDELFIVGVGGFGNVYKGYIDDSTPVAIKRLKPGSQQGLDEFMNEIEMLSQLRHLHLVSLIGYCYESNEMILVYDFMDRGALRDHLYDTDNPLLSWKQRLQICIGAARGLHYLHTGANQMIIHRDVKSTNILLDEKWVAKVSDFGLSRIGPTGSSMTHVSTQVKGSVGYLDPEYYKRQRLTEKSDVYSYGVVLLEVLCGRQPLLRTVEKQQVSLVDWAKHRYEKGSLGEIVDPALKGQIAPQCLRKFGEVALSCLLEDGTQRPSMHDVVGVLEFVLQLQLQDSAHGDVVWESGGDYEGSTTEEIFSGSHSNSSGLNSTSYGNKESDRLIPENVFSDLKDPKGR